A stretch of DNA from Pseudopipra pipra isolate bDixPip1 chromosome 1, bDixPip1.hap1, whole genome shotgun sequence:
ggggaggccctggcacaggtttcccagggaaactgtggctgccccagccctggaagtgtcccaggccacattggatggggcttggaacaacctgggatagaggaaggtgtccctgcccatggcagggggtgggactgggtgatcCTTAAGATCCCTTggaacccaaaccattccatgattctccgATTGTAAGGACCCATTTCCATGACTCTGGGGGGGTTGTGGCTGGATATGAGATGTCTCTGCACTTTTCCTGTTAACCAAAGGGGAAGGAATGCTGTAATTTTCAGAGACTTCCCAATTAAAAGTCCAGCTGACCAGGACAGAGCTCAAAGCACATGGAGGTGACAACCACCACCAACATAACTGGGTGCTCAGGGTGTTCCCAAAACCATTCCTGTCCTGTATTTTTACATCCAAGCACTGAAGATCCCCCAGTCCCTGCTGTTTGCTCTGTAGTTGTGCTCAGGGAACACAGTCCTGTTACTCCAGTGGAAACCACCACCTGGGAAGGGGGATCTACTCCCCTCCAGGGTTacctgggctgctggggcttctcccctgaggagagctcttgctCACTATCTTTTCTATCCTGCTCACTTGCTCCCTCTTCCTCATCCACATCCTTGGTGAGACTTTCTTCCTGAGTTTCTGGTGGTGCAGAACCATCCAGATCCCTTTCAAGGGAAGGGGTCACAAGTTTTTCCTTCCTGCCAGGGTGGAAAAGATGAACCAggttaattaatttcttcatcaGAGGGAACTggagccagagctgctgtaTCCCTGACACAAGGGCTTCGGGGAAATGTCAGGAAGGAGCCAAGCAGGGATTTACTTCTGTAAATTGAAGGATCTTTCTCTACTCAGGACTCACTggctcccccttccctcccaaaatctcttctccttccctactcctctgccagctccctccctgcctcatCCATGGGCTGCCCATCCCAGCCTGACCAGAGCCAGTCACTGCCAAGGgccaggtcctgcccttgggtctCAACAACGCTGGAatgctccaggagcagggaagagcagctggaaagctggagaaggacctggaggtgctggtgacagaagctggacatgagcccaggtgtgcccaggggaGCAAGAGGCCAATGGCCCCTGGTTTGTGTCAGCTCTGGTGTGGCACCACCTCCAATcctggggcagttctgggccctcaggACaaacactgaggggctggagtgtgtccagggaagggaagggagctgggaaggggctggagcagcaggagcagctgagggagctgggggggctcagcctggagaaaaggaggctcaggggggaccttctggctctgcaaccccctgacaggagggggagaaggggggggtcgggctctgctcccagggaacaagggacagggggagagggaacggcctcaggctgtgccaggggaggtttagattggatattgggaaaattcctcctgggaagggctgtccagccctggcacagctgcccagggcagggatggagtcCTCATCCTTTAAGGGAtttcaaagccctgtggatgtggcacttggggacatggtcagtggtggccttggcagtgctgggggaccagttggatttgatgacctcagaggccttttccaaccttgacAATTCCATGATTTCACGATTatcagagaaaaggaagaactgCCTGGTGCTTCACTCACTTGATCTGCTCCTCACTCTTCTtgtcttccttcttctccccagGAAcgggtgaggaagaggaagttCCAGTCTCCAAAgcctctctctgcagcttttccacTTCCTGCACCAAACCAGCATCCAAATCACCCACACCTGCCTGGAACCAGAAAGGAAGAAACCATCTGTCTGCACCATGGAAGCTGAgcagcccttccccagcagctctcccaccccATTGTCCAACCTGACCGGGAAATTCAAACCTCTGTGTTGGAGTCCACAGCAGGATTTATGGACTAGGGATGATACATATCCTTGGCTCCAGAAATTATAAGGATTAAAAGAGGGATCTCAGCAGAGCCAGGTGATCTGACCTCACCTTTTACAACTGAGATGTAGACAGGGCACCTCCTAGTTTATATTTTATAGGATCAGGGGGAATGTTtagactgggaaggaattcctggctgggagggtggggaggccctggcacaggctgtccagagaagctgtggctgcccctggatccctggaagtgtccaaggccaggttggacagggcttggagcaacctgggctagtggaaggtgtccctgcccacggcagggggtgggactggatgatccttaggatcccttccaacccagaccattctgggattctaatTCCCATTTAATAGATTATTAAGGTCAGATAATGGGCCTACCCTCTGCTGACAGGAATTCCTCTTCATTAACTGGTgcacctctgctctgcacacaTTTTTTGCCCAACCCATCCCAGGATCATTTCTCAGTTTGATTTTGACAGGGAAAAGCTGAACTTGAGGCAAATCCCATTTTGGCAGCACAGTAGCCCGTTCTAAGGTGGATTCTGGGCCAGGCATTACCTTatccttcttcttctccttgtCCTCTTTCTCCTCATCTTCCACCTCCTCACCAACCTCAGACCCAGAGTCAGCCTGGGACTCCCCCCTGTCTCCCAGCAGGTATTTGCTCTGTAACTTGGCCTCTATGTCTTTCTCCTGTTGACTGGGGGAGAAAACAGCTCCTGAAGCATCATATTCCACATGGGAAAACCTGGGATCCTGCCAGCATCAGATTTCCAAAGAaaacccccttttccccttgGTCTCATCCCCAAACACCCCACCTTCCCCCTCCATGCTTCCCACAGCCATCAGAATCTTTATCcactctcttcctctctttttccatgACTTCCCTTCAGGTCTCCTGGATATTGAAGCTTTTTGATGGGTATTTTTATACTTTCCATAACTGTGATCCAGATTAAATCACATTAACTCTGCTCATTCCCATCCCCTTATTTTAACCTTCAAtccaggctggaaggggcttggagcaacctgtggaaggtgtccctgcccatggcaggggtggaactggatgagctttaaggtccttccatcccaaaccatcctggaaTTCCATGATCTTACCTTATAATTGCTTTGAACTGTTTAAACACCTCCTGGATTTGCCTGATGTTCACTATCTGAGGAAGAGAGGCATAAATCCAACACTGTTGGTATTCATTCTTTAAAGAAGCTCCAAATAAACCAATTTAAAGGGTTTTAGGACTGAGGAAAATTGTCCTCAATCTTCCAAAACAGGGAGACAGTCCCTAACGTGCAAAAAAGGAGTTAAATTACAGTTCTGTAGTGCTttggggtggaaaaaaaagcctcttcAGAAGACACTTCCATTGTGTCTTCCTGGAGGAAAATGGGATGGAATCaatatttcagttctttttcaCCAAAAAGCCACTTACATCGATCTCCTCAATGTCTCCTCTGAGGTATTTGTGGACTTGGGATTTAattgctgctctctgggcaccAGTCAGGGGGCTGTAAGACACCAAACGattttcctgagggaaaaatgtggaaaactGAGGATCAGGGAGTTACAAACAGGTGAGGGGAGAGGAGAACGATGGGGACAAAGCTTTCAGCAGGGCCTGTCGGGGTGGGACGAGGGGGGAGGGTTTGAAACTAAAAGGGGGGATTTAAGGAAGGAATTCTTCTCTGGGAGGgtggcacaggttgtcctgagAAGCTGGAactgttccaggccaggttggacagggcttggagcagcctgggctagtgggaggtgtccctgcccatggcagggggtggcactgggtgatccttaaggtcccttccaacccaaaccagtctggaactCCAGAATTCCACCAGTCTGGCAAACACCTGACATTACTGTGCCCATTTCTGATTGGGATTCTCATCACCTGACTTGGCAGGTGATGGGATTTGGGAAGCAAAcattccccttcccatcccaacCAGCAACAGAAGGGCTTCAAGAGCCTTAAAAAAACACCTCTGGTGGCTCAGGATTGAAGTTACAACAAAACCTCCCTGTGTGGGATCTTCAGAGCTTCCCCTAAACCCCAAAAGATGGTGTtggaagcagaaggaagaatCCAATCCCACTGGACACTGAGTTAACTGATCCTTACAAACATGTCCTTCATGGTCAGTTCGTGCTTCAGGAGATTAATCTCCTCCTCCAGAGCCTTCACTGACAcctaacagggaaaaaaagggtgaGCAAATCACTAAATTAtattggagggggaaaaaaaaaaactaaaagcagCACAGAACTGGCTGCTGGAGGATATCCCAGCTGGATAGCAGCTCCCTCAGGGTTTGCAGAGGGAATTGGTGGGTCTGGAACACATTTTGCCCTTGATTAGCTCCCAGCAGGACGGTTTCTGTCCTGCAGAGTCTCCTCAAGCCATCAAAAGAAGGGCCACCTGCTTTTTAATGTGATGGTTTCCTGCTCTGGCATTGTAGGGATCAGCAAGTTCCAGATTTAGGATATTATCTGGGAAGCCAAGCAGAAGTGAGCAGCTCTGACCCCACTGGGACAGAGGAGGGAGCCTCCTGGGCTGGGTTGGACTGAATGGCTCCAGAACCTGGAATATCTTCAGGGATTCActctttaaaatgtgtttccaGAAAGGTGGGAGTACCCAAATCTTGGGATTCAGGGAGAACTGGACACTGTTTTGAAGGGACCTGTGAAGCATCAAAGCACAAAGGCTCCTTAAACACTCCAATTTCAGCTcctctggtttggttttttccactcctccagctgtggaaGTACCCTCAGGACACCTAAAATCCTGTGATCCTTGTCcttaaattattctttaaataattccttaaattatttccttgttcAACCAAGTTTTCCCAGTTGTGGAAAAGATGTTACTTCACCAGCAGGAATGGGGATAACGCCGTGTAAAGCTGCAGGTGGGACTGGGGTGATTTCCCCACATGTCAGGGGAGTAATTCACAATAAAATATCTCTGCTGAGAGGTGAATCTTATCAGAAAAAGATTCACATGCAGTTGAAAAAATTTCCACATGTCACTGCCTGGCTGTTCCCTCTCAGCTAACTGGATACCTATTTAAAAAGTTTAATATTAATCCATTTTGTCATCCACCTAAAATTAGCAATGTCAGCTTGGCTGAGAAGGGATGACTTATGGAACTATCTAATTTTCCTCTGGTTTTTAAGGTTATTATCCTAAATATTAATGACTTTGAGCAAAAATTCCTTCCTCCATTCCCATTCTTTCCTTACCTCCTGCTCAAACGTCACGTTGGCAACTGGCTCTGCCATGATCCACCTCATCCTGGTAGCAAAGCGCAGGGAAGACAACTGGAAAACAAGGATTTTAAGGAACTGAAAGAGATACTGGCAGGGAGATCATTTTCCAAACCTGTCACTGCTTAATTAAGTCAGATACAAGgacacagaaatataaaaaatctatttaactGCTCCGTGTCAGATCCAAGGACATGGAAATATAAAATCTATTTAACTGTTTAGTTTTAATCCATTTGAAGTCTATGTCACTGCTCCAAGGGATTCCCTCCTGTGTGTTACAGGTGTGGTTAAGCTCATCCAGTTCACAAAGGGAGATTTTCCCTGATTTTATCGTTTCACAGGTTAAAAACCAACCTGTTGGGAGGTTCCTCCTGATTCCTgatccagctctgctgtgaacTGGTGCAATTCCAGTGAGCCCATTATGTGATGTCCCATGGAAACCCATCAGAGCTGgataataatgataattaaCACTCTCAGTGTGCTAAAATGTGagctgccctgctccaggcttTCAGCTGACAGGAGTCTGTTCTCTGAGCCTCTGAGATAAGATGAGCTTTCCAACGTTTGGGATGAATCAGGCAGGATGtttccctgccaggaccctccAGAGGCTGTTCTTTAAACCAAGGAGCAGTGGGAACAAGGCTTGGATCCTGCAGGAATCCCTTCAACTCACCGTCTCTTCCACGTGAGCAGCTTCCCCACAGATGTTGGTCACCAGGACAGTGTTGCAGTTGCCCcctgggaaaaaataataataaaaataaagcaaagaatataattgggggggggggtgttgttgtttccttttctggaaTTCATTATATTGTGTGctgtttaaaatacagaagaatCACAAAATTCCagatgggttgggttggaagggaccttaaggatcatcccatcccaccccctgccatgggcagggacaccttccaccagcccagattgctccaacctggccttggacacttccagggatccaggggcagccacagcttctctgggcaacctgtgccagggcctccccaccctcccagccaggaattccttcccagtattcCACCTAAAGCCACTTTGATTTGAAGATGTCCAAAGGACACAGCCAGAGTATGCCTGTCCCTCCAGAGGGCACAGAGTCACTTAAAAACAAAGGTCAGGTGTGTTTCCATGGAGTGACAATGCAATGAAAACATGGGAATAAAACCTGTGATTTCCAGGAGTTTATAAAGGTTGTGTTTTTCAggattcccagagaagctggggattccacatccctggaagtgtccaaggccaggctggagcaacctgggacagtggaaggtgtccctgcccatggcagggggtggcactggatgaggtttaatgtcccttccaacccaaaccattccatgataaATTATGGCCTTAGGACTTAATATTCTCATAGAAACAGCACTTTTAGGAGCCCTTTGGGGCTGTTGTGAGGCCCAGCCCCTACCCAGGGAGTCCTTGAGGACGTGAGTGAGTTTGCTCTGCCGGAAGGGAATGTGGTCCCTCCAGGGATCAGCCAGGGCCAGGATGATTTGCTCCAGGAACGTCAGGGACCTGTTGATGTAGGAGTTCTCTCTCTGGATGTGTCCTGCAGACTGCAAGGGAGATCAAAAGGGGAAGTTTCCATAACATGTTTCTGgccaaacagcaggaaaaagcagagaaaaaaccTCTGAGGGTCAGGAGCTGATTCAGACCCAACAAATTCATGACCTGGAGCTTTCTCCAGTTTGAAAACAAGCTTTCAGAGACCTCAATTTTTCATTACAAGTCTACAAGGACTTGGATTTCCTTCCCAAAGGATGTGTTTGTCACAGGGCTGGTGCAATTTAAATCCTGATCAATACAGAATGTTATGGAATCAGGGAACTGCTGAGGgtggaaaaggcctctgagatcGAGACCAACcaagcactgccaaggccaccactgaccatgtccccaaatgccacatccacagggctttgaagtccctccaggggtggggactctacccctgccctgggcagctgtgccagggctgggcagcccttcccaggaggaagtttccctgggagcagagcccgacccccccccaggtcccccctcctgtcagggggttgcagagccagaaggtcccccctgagcctccttttcttcaggctgagcccccccagctccctcagctgctcctgctgctccagccccttccccagctcccttcccttccctggacacactccagcccctccatgtcttgctctgaggggcccaaaactcGTGGGATCCGAGGGGTTCCCAGCACTCACCGGGAGCTCGCTTAGTCTCTCAGAACCCGCCAGGTCTATCAAGGTGATTTTAGATTTAATGCCTTTGAGATTCCTGTAAACCCTGGAATGACACTGAGGGAGGACAGATTATAAACTGCACTTGAACtgaaacacagtaaaaaaaaaaacagactgcAAAGGTCCTCTTTGAATCCCTAAAAAGCTGTTTGAAACATCTCTCGACCTCTCACCTCAATATAAATAGTAAAGATGCAGTGGGATCTGGAGGAATTCTTATTCAGGGCGTGCTCTGCTATTGCTCTGTTGGTCCCACCCTGCAAATGGAGACAAAATTCAAGGCTCAGCTCATGGGATTGTGGCTTTTTGAGGAACAGTCAGGGAACACCTCCCTGGATCTTTCccacagaagagcagctttcccttctccaggtgaacaaccccagcaatcccagccTCCATCAGCATCCTTCTGCTCTTTAAAAAGGGATTTCCAGCACATTCCAGAGCTCAGGACACCACAGGTCCATCATTAAAAAGGCCAGAGAAAGGTTTTAAGGACACCAGACGGCTCTGGGTGAGAACACACTTCCTGCTTCCAGATCCAACCATTTATTCCTGTTCTCCTCATGAACTGAAGGAGCCAGAAGGAAAAGATGCTGATCTAAGCAATCAGACTCCCCTCACAAATCCAACCCATTGTGTGAACAGTCCTGCTGTAAAATCCAACCATGATCACCCCAAACTATCTGCCAAAGACCCTTTTCTTGGAGCATCTCCCAGAatccctgtgccagggacaTTTTCCTTGGGAGAACAAGGGCTGCAAAGATGTTCCACCCTCAATAAAGAGAACAAAGAGTGTTGGCTGCCCAACCCTCCTGGCCACACACCTCCTgctttcctgcctcctccctcagCCAACAAAATAATACAGAGAATAAAGGGAATGTTTGGGTTCTCTTGCCTCAGAAAGGAGATTTAGGGCCTGCTTCTCATGGCTGAcaggatggatggacagaccCTTGACACAAACCCCCTGAGGGGAATCCAGGACAGCCAGGGGGGTGTTCCTGGAACCAGGGCCCAGGAGGTCAAACAGGGCCTCGTTGTAGACTTCCAGGTAGGAAATTAGGACAGTGATGGAGAGGCCAGGGGATTCTTTAGCTGCTTGGAAGACCTGCACAATGACACAGAGTTTGTTTCCGTTCACAGACAGGATTTTTAGCTATTTATGGTTTCCCAGAGAAGATATTTCTATGTAGATGTTTATGTAAGATATAAACAGATACAGGATTAAAATAGATATGATTAAAATAGATATAAGACAGAAATAGATATAAGATATTAAGCTATATATAAGCTATACATTTATCTAAGATATGTAGAGATATGTATATagagatatttctgaacagCCCCAAGTATGTTTGGGTGTGTGGAGTTAAATCTGAGCTGTGGTTGCCTGAGGGCTTGACTTGGAtttggattcaatgatcttatggaatcagagaatcctggaatgctgtaggctggaaaggaccttaaggatcacCCAAtgccacccctgccacgggcagggacaccttccactagcccaggttgctccaacctggccttggacacttccagggatccaggggcagccccagcttctctgggcaacctgtgccagggccttagaggtattttccaaccttaatggttTTATGATCAGTTTTAACAGGATATCACAAAATGGTAGCTTGGAAAACACCCCTTTTGAAGGCTTGGTGACCTTTGGGGAGCAGCCAGACTTTTCCACAAGCAGGTAGAACTAAACCTCTGTGAATGACAGCCAAGCTGCTTCATTTCTTTAACCCTCATCCCTTAGGTGaaatgaagggggaaaaaaagacataaatCATATTCACTGTGTTAAAACACTTTTCTATCAGCGAGAGCAGATCCAAGAGGTGTCCCTGGTattcctcccagcccctcttccCAGATCCAGTACCTGCTGGATAGCTCTGGGGATGATCCCTCGGTGCTCATACTCAGCTGCTCCAGTCATGGTGTAAGTTTTACCAGCCCCA
This window harbors:
- the KIF9 gene encoding kinesin-like protein KIF9 isoform X2 yields the protein MATPDATSSRSRSPSPGKGMTKESPPRSARASAISRRSQAQEEEEEEKEEEEEEGNSNFSLFSDSDSFRPIKPIQAFVRVKPTAHFARDMIKFGTDNKSIDIHIEKDARGGLVNNSSTDWSFRMDGLLHNTSQDKVYETVARDLVAAALRGYNGTIMCYGQTGAGKTYTMTGAAEYEHRGIIPRAIQQVFQAAKESPGLSITVLISYLEVYNEALFDLLGPGSRNTPLAVLDSPQGVCVKGLSIHPVSHEKQALNLLSEGGTNRAIAEHALNKNSSRSHCIFTIYIECHSRVYRNLKGIKSKITLIDLAGSERLSELPSAGHIQRENSYINRSLTFLEQIILALADPWRDHIPFRQSKLTHVLKDSLGGNCNTVLVTNICGEAAHVEETLSSLRFATRMRWIMAEPVANVTFEQEVSVKALEEEINLLKHELTMKDMFENRLVSYSPLTGAQRAAIKSQVHKYLRGDIEEIDIVNIRQIQEVFKQFKAIISQQEKDIEAKLQSKYLLGDRGESQADSGSEVGEEVEDEEKEDKEKKKDKAGVGDLDAGLVQEVEKLQREALETGTSSSSPVPGEKKEDKKSEEQIKKEKLVTPSLERDLDGSAPPETQEESLTKDVDEEEGASEQDRKDSEQELSSGEKPQQPSLPPSKAEAFELFKQEAGREISRIFKENKSILFARKRSSNSLARRINDIKREMEAVREALEGKKRKRWQEGEYTDEEGQVIIDEKEFSLILKLKELKEEHRAGYAELQDLKAEIQHCQQLVDKCRKRLISEFEIWYNESFRIPEDVLEALRPGGSIRPGMIPLNRVMCLDEDEQDKFERLQETCLPGCPGSTPFYRAKMQVEQQQTFDRTMLALQKMRRKPGIVRAAGKNKPPSSLRIL
- the KIF9 gene encoding kinesin-like protein KIF9 isoform X1; translation: MATPDATSSRSRSPSPGKGMTKESPPRSAREEEKQKKVQGSEERRGSPSKTKTNSRASAISRRSQAQEEEEEEKEEEEEEGNSNFSLFSDSDSFRPIKPIQAFVRVKPTAHFARDMIKFGTDNKSIDIHIEKDARGGLVNNSSTDWSFRMDGLLHNTSQDKVYETVARDLVAAALRGYNGTIMCYGQTGAGKTYTMTGAAEYEHRGIIPRAIQQVFQAAKESPGLSITVLISYLEVYNEALFDLLGPGSRNTPLAVLDSPQGVCVKGLSIHPVSHEKQALNLLSEGGTNRAIAEHALNKNSSRSHCIFTIYIECHSRVYRNLKGIKSKITLIDLAGSERLSELPSAGHIQRENSYINRSLTFLEQIILALADPWRDHIPFRQSKLTHVLKDSLGGNCNTVLVTNICGEAAHVEETLSSLRFATRMRWIMAEPVANVTFEQEVSVKALEEEINLLKHELTMKDMFENRLVSYSPLTGAQRAAIKSQVHKYLRGDIEEIDIVNIRQIQEVFKQFKAIISQQEKDIEAKLQSKYLLGDRGESQADSGSEVGEEVEDEEKEDKEKKKDKAGVGDLDAGLVQEVEKLQREALETGTSSSSPVPGEKKEDKKSEEQIKKEKLVTPSLERDLDGSAPPETQEESLTKDVDEEEGASEQDRKDSEQELSSGEKPQQPSLPPSKAEAFELFKQEAGREISRIFKENKSILFARKRSSNSLARRINDIKREMEAVREALEGKKRKRWQEGEYTDEEGQVIIDEKEFSLILKLKELKEEHRAGYAELQDLKAEIQHCQQLVDKCRKRLISEFEIWYNESFRIPEDVLEALRPGGSIRPGMIPLNRVMCLDEDEQDKFERLQETCLPGCPGSTPFYRAKMQVEQQQTFDRTMLALQKMRRKPGIVRAAGKNKPPSSLRIL
- the KIF9 gene encoding kinesin-like protein KIF9 isoform X4; this encodes MATPDATSSRSRSPSPGKGMTKESPPRSAREEEKQKKVQGSEERRGSPSKTKTNSRASAISRRSQAQEEEEEEKEEEEEEGNSNFSLFSDSDSFRPIKPIQAFVRVKPTAHFARDMIKFGTDNKSIDIHIEKDARGGLVNNSSTDWSFRMDGLLHNTSQDKVYETVARDLVAAALRGYNGTIMCYGQTGAGKTYTMTGAAEYEHRGIIPRAIQQVFQAAKESPGLSITVLISYLEVYNEALFDLLGPGSRNTPLAVLDSPQGVCVKGLSIHPVSHEKQALNLLSEGGTNRAIAEHALNKNSSRSHCIFTIYIECHSRVYRNLKGIKSKITLIDLAGSERLSELPSAGHIQRENSYINRSLTFLEQIILALADPWRDHIPFRQSKLTHVLKDSLGGNCNTVLVTNICGEAAHVEETLSSLRFATRMRWIMAEPVANVTFEQEVSVKALEEEINLLKHELTMKDMFENRLVSYSPLTGAQRAAIKSQVHKYLRGDIEEIDIVNIRQIQEVFKQFKAIISQQEKDIEAKLQSKYLLGDRGESQADSGSEVGEEVEDEEKEDKEKKKDKAGVGDLDAGLVQEVEKLQREALETGTSSSSPVPGEKKEDKKSEEQIKKEKLVTPSLERDLDGSAPPETQEESLTKDVDEEEGASEQDRKDSEQELSSGEKPQQPSLPPSKAEAFELFKQEAGREISRIFKENKSILFARKRSSNSLARRINDIKREMEAVREALEGKKRKRWQEEFEIWYNESFRIPEDVLEALRPGGSIRPGMIPLNRVMCLDEDEQDKFERLQETCLPGCPGSTPFYRAKMQVEQQQTFDRTMLALQKMRRKPGIVRAAGKNKPPSSLRIL